In the genome of Pseudomonas putida, one region contains:
- a CDS encoding polyprenyl synthetase family protein produces the protein MQPQTFYRAVADDFSAVDEIIKKQLTSRVPLVSKIGDYITSAGGKRLRPLLVLLCGKALGREGDDLRLLAATIEFLHTATLLHDDVVDMSGMRRGRSTANALWGNAPSVLVGDFLYSRSFEMMVELGSMPVMQILSKATRVIAEGEVLQLSRVRDASTTEEVYMDVIRGKTAMLFEASTHSAAALAGASDEQREALRTFGDHLGVAFQLVDDLLDYKGDSQTLGKNVGDDLAEGKPTLPLIYTMREGTAEQAALVRQAIQKGGIEDLEQIRVAVEASGALDYTAQLARDYVKRAIECLEVLPASEYRDALIELSEFAVARTH, from the coding sequence ATGCAACCCCAAACCTTCTACCGCGCGGTAGCTGACGATTTCAGCGCCGTCGACGAGATCATCAAGAAGCAGCTGACCTCGCGCGTGCCGCTGGTATCGAAGATCGGCGACTATATCACGTCCGCTGGCGGCAAGCGCCTGCGCCCCCTGCTGGTACTGCTGTGCGGCAAGGCCCTGGGCCGCGAGGGCGACGACCTGCGCCTGCTGGCGGCAACCATCGAGTTCCTGCACACCGCCACCCTGCTGCACGACGACGTGGTCGACATGTCCGGCATGCGCCGTGGCCGCTCCACCGCCAACGCCCTGTGGGGTAACGCCCCGAGCGTGCTGGTCGGCGACTTCCTCTACTCGCGCTCGTTCGAGATGATGGTCGAACTGGGCTCGATGCCGGTCATGCAGATCCTCTCCAAGGCCACCCGGGTGATCGCCGAGGGCGAAGTGCTGCAGTTGTCGCGCGTTCGCGATGCCAGCACCACTGAAGAGGTCTACATGGACGTCATCCGTGGCAAGACCGCGATGCTGTTCGAAGCGTCCACCCACAGCGCCGCTGCGCTGGCCGGTGCCAGCGATGAACAGCGCGAGGCCCTGCGCACCTTCGGTGACCACTTGGGCGTGGCTTTCCAGCTGGTCGACGACCTGCTGGACTACAAGGGCGACTCGCAGACCCTGGGCAAGAACGTCGGCGACGACCTGGCCGAGGGCAAGCCTACCTTGCCGCTGATCTACACCATGCGCGAAGGCACCGCCGAACAGGCCGCTCTGGTACGCCAGGCAATTCAGAAAGGCGGAATCGAGGACCTGGAGCAGATCCGCGTCGCCGTCGAAGCCTCCGGTGCCCTGGACTACACTGCCCAGCTGGCCCGCGACTACGTCAAGCGCGCCATCGAATGCCTGGAAGTGCTGCCGGCCAGCGAGTACCGCGATGCCCTGATCGAACTGAGCGAATTTGCGGTAGCCCGTACCCACTAA
- the rplU gene encoding 50S ribosomal protein L21, with protein MSYAVIVTGGKQYKVAEGEFLKIEKLEVATGESVTFDRVLLVANGEEVTIGAPVVAGAKVVAEVVSQGRHDKVRIIKFRRRKHHMKRMGHRQWFTEIKITGIQA; from the coding sequence ATGTCTTACGCAGTAATCGTTACCGGCGGCAAGCAGTACAAAGTCGCTGAAGGTGAATTCCTCAAGATCGAGAAGCTGGAAGTCGCCACTGGCGAATCCGTGACCTTCGATCGCGTTCTGCTGGTCGCCAACGGCGAAGAAGTCACCATCGGCGCTCCAGTCGTCGCAGGTGCCAAGGTTGTGGCTGAAGTCGTTTCGCAAGGCCGTCACGACAAGGTTCGCATCATCAAGTTCCGTCGTCGTAAGCACCACATGAAGCGCATGGGCCACCGCCAGTGGTTCACCGAGATCAAAATCACCGGTATCCAGGCTTAA
- a CDS encoding TIGR00645 family protein, translated as MERILENAMYASRWLLAPIYFGLSLGLLALALKFFQEVIHVLPNVFALSEADLILVILSLIDMSLVGGLLVMVMISGYENFVSQLDIDDNKEKLNWLGKMDSSSLKMKVAASIVAISSIHLLRVFMDAQNISTDYLMWYVIIHMTFVVSAFVMGYLDKLTKH; from the coding sequence ATGGAACGTATCCTTGAAAATGCGATGTATGCCTCGCGTTGGCTGCTCGCCCCCATCTACTTCGGCCTGTCCTTGGGCTTGCTGGCCCTGGCGCTGAAGTTCTTCCAGGAAGTCATCCACGTCTTGCCCAACGTTTTCGCCCTGAGCGAGGCCGACCTGATCCTGGTGATCCTGTCGCTGATCGACATGTCGCTGGTCGGTGGCCTCTTGGTGATGGTGATGATCTCTGGCTACGAGAACTTCGTCTCGCAGCTGGATATCGACGACAACAAAGAGAAGCTCAACTGGCTGGGCAAGATGGACTCTTCCTCGCTGAAGATGAAAGTCGCGGCCTCCATCGTGGCAATTTCCTCGATTCACCTGTTGCGGGTGTTCATGGATGCCCAGAACATCTCCACCGACTACCTGATGTGGTATGTGATCATCCACATGACCTTCGTGGTTTCGGCATTCGTCATGGGCTATCTGGACAAGCTCACCAAGCACTGA
- the proB gene encoding glutamate 5-kinase → MRSKVTGAKRWVVKIGSALLTADGKGLDRGAMAVWVEQMVALREAGVELVLVSSGAVAAGMSQLGWTSRPSAMNELQAAASIGQMRLVQAWESSFGEHGKHTAQILLTHDDLSDRKRYLNARSTLRTLVDLGVVPVINENDTVVTDEIRFGDNDTLAALVANLVEADLLVILTDRDGMFDADPRNNPEAQLIYEARADDPSLDAVAGGTGGALGRGGMQTKLRAARLAARSGAHTIIIGGRIERVLDRLKAGERLGTLLSPERGMLAARKQWLAGHLQTRGTLVLDDGAVKALRESNKSLLPVGVKTVQGSFRRGEMVVCVAPDGREVARGLANYSALEAQKIIGQPSDAIESLLGYSAEPELVHRDNLVLV, encoded by the coding sequence ATGCGAAGCAAGGTGACAGGCGCCAAGCGCTGGGTCGTGAAGATCGGCAGCGCTCTGCTGACGGCGGATGGCAAAGGCCTCGACCGCGGCGCCATGGCCGTCTGGGTCGAGCAGATGGTCGCACTGCGGGAAGCAGGTGTGGAATTGGTGCTGGTCTCCTCCGGGGCCGTGGCAGCGGGCATGAGCCAACTGGGCTGGACCTCGCGACCGAGCGCAATGAACGAGCTACAGGCCGCCGCTTCCATTGGCCAGATGCGCCTGGTGCAGGCGTGGGAGTCGAGCTTCGGCGAGCATGGTAAGCACACCGCGCAAATTCTTCTGACCCACGACGACCTTTCCGACCGCAAGCGTTACCTCAATGCCCGCAGCACCCTGCGTACCTTGGTCGACCTGGGTGTGGTCCCGGTGATCAACGAGAATGACACCGTGGTCACCGACGAGATCCGCTTCGGCGACAACGACACTCTGGCCGCCCTGGTGGCCAACCTGGTGGAGGCTGACCTGCTGGTGATCCTCACCGACCGTGATGGCATGTTCGATGCCGACCCGCGCAACAACCCCGAGGCGCAGCTGATCTATGAGGCCCGTGCCGATGACCCGTCGCTCGATGCCGTTGCCGGCGGTACCGGTGGCGCCCTCGGTCGTGGCGGCATGCAGACCAAACTGCGCGCCGCCCGCCTGGCCGCTCGTTCCGGTGCTCATACCATCATCATCGGTGGCCGCATCGAGCGTGTCCTGGATCGCCTGAAGGCCGGCGAGCGCCTGGGTACCCTGCTGTCGCCCGAGCGCGGCATGCTCGCCGCACGCAAGCAGTGGCTGGCCGGCCATCTGCAGACCCGCGGGACGCTGGTGCTGGACGATGGCGCCGTGAAGGCTCTGCGCGAATCGAACAAGAGCCTGCTGCCGGTCGGCGTGAAGACCGTTCAAGGCAGCTTCCGCCGTGGCGAGATGGTGGTCTGCGTAGCTCCCGATGGCCGTGAAGTGGCCCGTGGCCTGGCCAACTACAGCGCCCTGGAGGCGCAGAAGATCATCGGCCAGCCTTCCGACGCCATCGAGAGCCTGCTGGGCTACAGCGCCGAACCGGAGCTGGTGCACCGCGACAACCTGGTGCTGGTCTGA
- a CDS encoding FKBP-type peptidyl-prolyl cis-trans isomerase has protein sequence MSELNLSTDETRVSYGIGRQLGGQLRDNPPPGVSLDAILAGLTDAFNGAESRVSEADLSASFKVIRELMQAEAAAKAEAAAAAGKQFLVDNAKRDGITTLASGLQYEVLTAGEGAKPTREDNVRTHYHGTLIDGTVFDSSYDRGQPAEFPVGGVIAGWTEALQLMNAGSKWRLYVPSELAYGAQGVGSIPPHSVLVFDVELLDVL, from the coding sequence ATGTCCGAACTGAACCTGAGCACCGACGAAACGCGCGTCAGCTATGGCATTGGCCGTCAGCTGGGCGGTCAACTGCGTGACAACCCGCCACCAGGCGTCAGCCTGGACGCCATCCTGGCCGGTCTGACCGACGCTTTCAACGGCGCCGAGAGCCGTGTCAGCGAAGCCGATCTGTCGGCCAGCTTCAAGGTCATCCGTGAACTGATGCAAGCCGAAGCTGCGGCCAAGGCCGAAGCCGCCGCTGCCGCTGGCAAGCAATTCTTGGTCGATAACGCTAAGCGTGACGGCATCACTACCCTGGCGTCGGGCCTGCAGTACGAAGTCCTGACCGCGGGCGAAGGCGCCAAGCCGACGCGCGAAGACAACGTGCGTACCCACTACCACGGCACCCTGATCGACGGCACTGTGTTCGACAGTTCCTACGATCGTGGCCAGCCGGCTGAATTCCCGGTCGGTGGCGTGATCGCTGGCTGGACCGAGGCCCTGCAACTGATGAACGCCGGCAGCAAATGGCGTCTGTACGTGCCGAGCGAGCTGGCTTATGGCGCCCAAGGCGTCGGCAGCATCCCGCCGCACAGCGTGCTGGTGTTCGACGTCGAGCTGCTCGACGTCCTGTAA
- the mksF gene encoding Mks condensin complex protein MksF yields the protein MSQERYGIRRFALLNTAGYSLGLFPLEQPLSVYGANNLGKSASINALQFPILARMSDMSFGKYSLEQSRRFYFASDTSYILCELNLPHGPHVIGVVGRGPGGGFGHQFFAYQGQLDLAHYQKNDTCLRQKELFTNLEQHGLKAYELKPDELRRLLVGGHTSVPLDLTLIPLRSTSEQSLKTFRSLFINLLHMREITAAKLKQLFLDAFEHSLRSGSVDYIAACEEAFRDVRRMEQDYNALVAAGPLVEALAGGVAQRDILRGKLHRLSPLLDNLLGTWQEYAMARKEELVIQAEHFRGEQDRLQNDQRGGTQELMRLEREITGIQRWLGELSVLKHRFALVEDAKVLEQQLLAAKDAHDELAGALAQSRQFSAEDLDERVRDLEKRLKQVKQQLDHADNNSYARLREEFSQQDVDRLMRLFNGALFSLPLGDRGIELDDSDIWVKTLEAVLDSFKGERFEVPGLSIDLSHIDPPALQALADRAALRDQKERLEKELKQLKTQQAVAADRSASKAQTEALYQQVLDAQKALEDFRRSETLSAEEPEKMEQLAQLEAAQDELKRSSDAFTERVQQLSAKLQLVGRQIADLEAKQRTLDDALRRRQLLPADLPFGTPFMEAVDDSMDNLLPLLNDYQDSWQALQRVDNQIEALYAQVRLKGVAKFDSEDDMERRLQLLINAYSHRTEEALTLAKARRAAVTDIARTLRNIRSDYDSLEHQLALFNREINKRQVSNLESFRVVLAPNKEALKHIDQIIHSAGQYEEGETLSVFDLTQSAEQDHKNEEAKEYLARLVAANHNQLGLKDLFELAFEITKINSQPVIHADIDGAASNGTTMTIKALTNMYLLLHLMDRDLAGRIRLPYYLDEAADIDERNQAALLETSQQLGFVPILASVKPQVSARVAIDLEGGSGPNGIYIDEADWKFISRIDEVKAIVREDEAEELA from the coding sequence ATGAGCCAGGAACGCTACGGTATCCGCCGCTTCGCACTGCTCAACACCGCCGGCTACAGTCTGGGCCTGTTCCCCCTGGAGCAGCCGCTGTCGGTCTACGGTGCCAACAACCTCGGCAAATCCGCCTCGATCAACGCGTTGCAGTTCCCGATCCTGGCGCGCATGTCCGACATGAGTTTCGGCAAGTACAGCCTGGAGCAGTCGCGCCGGTTCTACTTCGCCAGCGACACCAGCTACATCCTTTGCGAACTGAACCTGCCCCACGGCCCGCATGTGATCGGCGTTGTCGGTCGCGGCCCAGGCGGCGGCTTCGGTCACCAGTTCTTCGCCTACCAGGGCCAGCTGGACCTGGCGCACTACCAAAAGAACGACACCTGCCTACGTCAGAAAGAGCTGTTCACCAACCTCGAGCAGCACGGCCTGAAGGCCTATGAACTCAAGCCGGACGAACTGCGCCGACTGCTGGTCGGCGGCCACACGTCGGTGCCGCTGGACCTGACCCTGATCCCGCTGCGCTCGACCAGCGAACAGAGCCTCAAGACCTTCCGCTCGCTGTTCATCAACCTGCTGCACATGCGCGAAATCACCGCGGCCAAGCTCAAGCAGCTGTTCCTCGATGCCTTCGAGCACAGCCTGCGCTCGGGCAGCGTCGACTACATCGCCGCCTGCGAAGAAGCCTTCCGCGACGTGCGCCGCATGGAGCAGGACTACAACGCCCTGGTCGCCGCTGGCCCGCTGGTCGAGGCCCTGGCTGGTGGCGTCGCCCAGCGCGACATCCTGCGCGGCAAGCTGCACCGCCTTTCGCCCCTGCTCGACAACCTGCTGGGCACCTGGCAGGAATACGCCATGGCGCGCAAGGAAGAGCTGGTCATCCAGGCCGAGCACTTCCGGGGCGAGCAGGACCGTCTGCAGAACGATCAGCGTGGCGGCACTCAGGAACTGATGCGCCTGGAGCGCGAGATCACCGGCATCCAGCGCTGGCTCGGCGAGCTGTCGGTGCTCAAGCACCGCTTCGCCCTGGTCGAGGACGCCAAGGTCCTGGAGCAGCAACTGCTGGCTGCCAAGGACGCCCACGACGAACTGGCCGGCGCCCTGGCGCAGTCGCGCCAGTTCTCCGCTGAGGATCTCGACGAGCGCGTGCGCGATCTGGAAAAACGCCTCAAGCAGGTCAAGCAGCAGCTCGACCATGCCGACAACAACAGCTATGCCCGCCTGCGCGAGGAGTTCTCCCAGCAGGACGTCGATCGCCTGATGCGCCTGTTCAACGGTGCGCTGTTCAGCCTGCCACTGGGCGATCGCGGCATCGAGCTGGATGACAGCGATATCTGGGTCAAGACCCTCGAAGCAGTGCTCGACAGTTTCAAGGGCGAGCGTTTCGAAGTGCCTGGCCTGTCCATCGACCTGTCGCACATCGACCCACCGGCCCTGCAGGCCCTGGCAGACCGCGCCGCCCTGCGCGACCAGAAAGAACGCCTGGAAAAAGAACTCAAGCAGCTCAAGACCCAGCAGGCCGTCGCTGCCGACCGCAGCGCGAGCAAGGCCCAGACCGAGGCCCTGTACCAGCAGGTGCTCGATGCCCAGAAGGCCCTGGAGGACTTCCGCCGCAGCGAAACCCTGAGCGCCGAAGAGCCTGAAAAGATGGAGCAACTGGCGCAACTGGAAGCCGCCCAGGACGAACTCAAGCGCTCCAGCGACGCCTTCACCGAACGCGTCCAGCAACTGTCGGCCAAGCTGCAATTGGTCGGCCGCCAGATCGCCGACCTCGAAGCCAAGCAGCGCACCCTCGACGACGCCCTGCGCCGCCGCCAGTTGCTGCCGGCCGATCTGCCGTTCGGCACGCCATTCATGGAGGCGGTCGACGACTCCATGGACAACCTGCTGCCACTGCTCAACGACTATCAGGACAGCTGGCAGGCGCTGCAACGCGTGGACAACCAGATCGAGGCGCTGTACGCCCAGGTACGCCTAAAGGGCGTGGCCAAGTTCGACAGCGAAGACGACATGGAGCGCCGCCTGCAGCTACTGATCAACGCCTACTCGCACCGCACCGAAGAGGCCCTGACCCTGGCCAAGGCCCGTCGCGCGGCGGTTACCGACATCGCCCGGACCCTGCGCAACATCCGCAGCGACTACGACAGCCTCGAACATCAACTGGCGCTGTTCAACCGCGAGATCAACAAGCGCCAGGTGTCCAACCTGGAAAGCTTCCGCGTGGTCCTTGCACCGAACAAGGAAGCGCTCAAGCACATCGACCAGATCATCCACAGCGCCGGCCAGTACGAGGAAGGCGAGACCCTGTCGGTGTTCGATCTGACCCAGAGTGCCGAGCAGGATCACAAGAACGAAGAGGCCAAGGAATACCTGGCACGGCTGGTGGCGGCCAACCACAACCAGTTGGGCCTGAAGGACCTCTTCGAGCTGGCCTTCGAGATCACCAAGATCAACAGCCAGCCCGTGATCCACGCCGACATCGATGGCGCCGCGTCCAACGGCACCACCATGACCATCAAGGCGCTGACCAACATGTACCTGTTGCTGCACCTGATGGACCGTGACCTGGCCGGGCGCATCCGTCTGCCCTACTACCTCGACGAAGCGGCGGACATCGACGAACGCAACCAGGCGGCATTGCTGGAAACCAGCCAGCAGTTGGGCTTCGTGCCAATCCTGGCGAGCGTCAAGCCGCAGGTGTCGGCGCGGGTGGCGATCGATCTGGAAGGCGGTAGCGGGCCGAACGGCATCTATATCGACGAGGCGGACTGGAAATTCATCAGCCGTATCGATGAAGTGAAGGCGATCGTGCGTGAGGATGAGGCCGAGGAGCTGGCCTGA
- the rpmA gene encoding 50S ribosomal protein L27, producing the protein MAHKKAGGSTRNGRDSESKRLGVKMYGGQVIKPGNIIVRQRGTEFHAGYGVGMGKDHTLFAKIEGVIKFEKKGEFNRRYVSIVAA; encoded by the coding sequence ATGGCACACAAAAAGGCTGGTGGTAGTACTCGTAACGGTCGCGACTCAGAATCGAAACGCCTTGGCGTGAAGATGTATGGTGGCCAGGTTATCAAGCCGGGCAACATCATCGTCCGCCAGCGCGGCACCGAATTCCACGCCGGCTACGGCGTTGGTATGGGCAAGGATCACACTCTGTTCGCCAAGATCGAAGGCGTGATCAAGTTCGAGAAGAAAGGCGAGTTCAACCGCCGTTACGTGAGCATCGTCGCAGCCTAA
- a CDS encoding PA4570 family protein has product MTYLIDAWLDRPHPYLRILHRETGEVCAVLEQEALDELRDQGDLDLNGLNSSEPGVLKELVRNLFLYCYARALRPGGTEWS; this is encoded by the coding sequence ATGACCTATCTCATCGATGCCTGGCTCGACCGGCCCCACCCCTACCTCCGTATCCTGCACCGCGAAACAGGCGAAGTCTGCGCCGTACTCGAGCAAGAAGCGCTCGACGAGTTGCGCGACCAGGGCGACCTGGACCTCAATGGCCTGAATTCAAGCGAACCGGGAGTGCTCAAGGAGTTGGTGCGAAATCTGTTTCTGTATTGCTATGCCCGGGCATTGCGCCCAGGGGGAACAGAGTGGAGCTAA
- a CDS encoding CreA family protein produces the protein MLVGADEIGQVSTVFKFLGPNDRIVVEAFDDPKVEGVTCYLSRAKTGGVKGGLGLAEDRAEASIACRQVGPINFKGELKDGEEVFKERTSLVFKTMQVVRFLDKKRNTLVYLVYSDRLIEGSPQNAVTAIPILPWAQ, from the coding sequence ATGTTGGTCGGCGCCGACGAGATCGGCCAGGTATCCACTGTGTTCAAGTTTCTCGGGCCGAACGATCGTATCGTGGTCGAGGCTTTCGACGATCCGAAGGTCGAGGGTGTGACCTGCTACCTGTCGCGGGCCAAGACTGGCGGTGTGAAAGGTGGGCTGGGCTTGGCCGAGGATCGGGCGGAGGCGTCGATTGCCTGCCGTCAGGTGGGGCCGATCAACTTCAAGGGCGAGTTGAAGGACGGCGAGGAAGTGTTCAAAGAGCGCACTTCGCTGGTATTCAAGACCATGCAGGTGGTGCGCTTTCTCGACAAGAAGCGCAACACGCTGGTGTACCTGGTGTACAGCGACCGGCTGATCGAAGGCAGCCCGCAGAATGCGGTGACGGCGATTCCGATCTTGCCGTGGGCCCAGTAA
- a CDS encoding zinc ribbon domain-containing protein YjdM, whose translation MSTLPPCPKCNSEYTYEDGTQLICPECAHEWSANGEAEAASDDVVKKDSVGNVLQDGDTVTVIKDLKVKGSSLVVKVGTKVKNIRLCDGDHDIDCKIDGIGAMKLKSEFVRKV comes from the coding sequence GTGAGCACTTTGCCACCTTGTCCCAAATGCAACTCCGAATACACCTATGAGGATGGCACCCAGCTGATCTGCCCCGAATGCGCCCACGAGTGGTCGGCCAATGGCGAAGCTGAAGCCGCCAGCGACGATGTGGTGAAGAAGGATTCGGTCGGCAATGTCCTGCAGGATGGCGACACCGTCACCGTCATCAAGGACCTCAAGGTCAAGGGTTCGTCCCTGGTAGTGAAGGTCGGCACCAAGGTCAAGAACATCCGCCTGTGCGACGGCGACCACGATATCGACTGCAAGATCGACGGCATCGGCGCCATGAAGCTGAAGTCCGAGTTCGTGCGCAAGGTCTGA
- the cgtA gene encoding Obg family GTPase CgtA, which yields MKFVDEVSIRVKAGDGGNGCMSFRREKFIENGGPNGGDGGDGGSVYMVADENLNTLVDYRYTRHHEAQRGQNGGSTDCTGKKGEDLFLRVPVGTTVIDASTQEVIGDLVTPGQKLMVAQGGWHGLGNTRFKSSTNRAPRQTTPGKPGEQRDLKMELKVLADVGLLGLPNAGKSTFIRAVSAAKPKVADYPFTTLVPNLGVVSVDRWKSFVIADIPGLIEGASDGAGLGIRFLKHLARTRVLLHLVDLAPLDGSSPADAAEIILNELAQFSPALVDRERWLVLNKADMILDEEREERVKEVVERLNWDGPVYVISAIAKQGTEQLSHDLMRYLEDRADRLANDPAYAEELAELDQRIEDEARAQLQALDDARTLRRTGVKSVHDIGDDDDWDDFEDDEDGPEIIYVRD from the coding sequence ATGAAGTTTGTTGACGAAGTATCGATCCGGGTCAAGGCCGGTGATGGCGGCAATGGTTGCATGAGCTTCCGCCGCGAGAAGTTCATCGAGAACGGTGGCCCCAACGGTGGTGACGGTGGCGACGGCGGCTCGGTGTACATGGTTGCCGACGAGAACCTCAACACTCTGGTCGACTACCGCTATACCCGTCACCACGAAGCCCAGCGTGGTCAGAACGGTGGCAGCACCGACTGCACCGGCAAGAAGGGCGAGGACCTGTTCCTGCGTGTGCCGGTCGGCACCACCGTGATCGACGCCTCGACCCAGGAAGTCATCGGGGATCTGGTCACCCCAGGGCAGAAGCTGATGGTCGCACAGGGCGGCTGGCACGGTCTGGGTAATACCCGCTTCAAGTCCAGTACCAACCGTGCGCCGCGCCAGACCACGCCAGGCAAGCCAGGTGAGCAGCGCGACCTGAAGATGGAGCTGAAGGTTCTGGCCGATGTCGGTCTGCTGGGCCTGCCGAACGCCGGCAAGAGCACCTTCATCCGCGCGGTCTCCGCAGCCAAGCCGAAAGTCGCCGACTACCCGTTCACCACCTTGGTGCCGAACCTGGGTGTGGTCAGCGTCGATCGCTGGAAGAGCTTCGTCATCGCCGACATCCCGGGCCTGATCGAAGGTGCCTCCGATGGCGCTGGCCTGGGTATCCGCTTCCTCAAGCACCTGGCGCGTACCCGCGTGCTGTTGCACCTGGTCGACCTCGCTCCGCTCGACGGCAGCAGCCCGGCCGATGCCGCTGAAATCATCCTCAACGAGCTGGCGCAGTTCAGTCCGGCCCTGGTCGATCGCGAGCGCTGGCTGGTGCTGAACAAGGCCGACATGATCCTGGACGAGGAGCGCGAGGAGCGCGTCAAGGAAGTCGTCGAGCGCTTGAACTGGGATGGCCCGGTCTATGTGATCTCGGCCATTGCCAAGCAGGGCACCGAGCAGCTCAGCCACGACCTGATGCGTTACCTGGAAGACCGTGCCGACCGCCTGGCCAATGATCCGGCCTACGCCGAGGAACTGGCCGAACTCGACCAGCGCATTGAAGACGAGGCCCGTGCCCAGCTGCAGGCGCTGGATGATGCGCGCACCCTGCGCCGCACTGGCGTCAAGAGTGTGCATGACATCGGCGACGACGATGATTGGGATGATTTCGAGGACGACGAAGACGGCCCGGAAATCATTTACGTGCGCGACTGA
- a CDS encoding DUF6482 family protein, which produces MNLQQLNVEARAGHVEELNLIAIEGGDYLLEARVHGHAHPLADGRGERLRVHSVEDARQLLNALPLLSMNLVHWSVQDEMCGMGSHPEEDLKVPISQRSAW; this is translated from the coding sequence ATGAACCTGCAACAGCTCAATGTCGAAGCCAGGGCTGGCCATGTCGAAGAACTCAATCTGATCGCCATCGAGGGTGGTGACTATCTGCTCGAGGCCCGGGTCCACGGCCATGCCCACCCGCTGGCAGATGGTCGTGGCGAACGGCTGCGGGTGCACTCAGTGGAGGATGCGCGGCAATTGCTCAACGCTTTGCCGCTGTTGTCCATGAACCTCGTGCACTGGTCCGTGCAGGATGAAATGTGCGGTATGGGGTCGCATCCGGAGGAAGACCTGAAGGTGCCGATCTCCCAGCGTTCGGCCTGGTAG